From Phalacrocorax carbo chromosome 8, bPhaCar2.1, whole genome shotgun sequence, a single genomic window includes:
- the COTL1 gene encoding coactosin-like protein isoform X2, translating into MATKIDKEACREAYNLVRDDATEVNWVTFKYNGSTIVPGDQGVDYETFKRKCTDDVRLFGFVRFTTGDAMSKRVKFALITWIGEDVSGLQRAKTGTDKTLVKEVVQNFAKEFVISDHKELDEDYIKNELKKAGGANYDAQTE; encoded by the exons aTGGCCACCAAAATCGACAAGGAGGCGTGCAGGGAGGCGTACAACCTCGTCAGGGACGATGCCACCGAGGTGAACTG GGTGACTTTTAAATACAATGGCTCTACAATCGTCCCCGGAGACCAAGGGGTAGACTATGAAACCTTTAAAAGGAAGTGCACAG ATGATGTTCGATTGTTTGGCTTTGTCCGATTCACGACCGGCGATGCCATGAGCAAGCGAGTCAAGTTTGCCCTCATCACTTGGATTGGAGAGGATGTCAGTGGCCTGCAGAGAGCCAAAACTGGGACCGACAAGACTCTGGTCAAAGAAGTAGTACAG AACTTTGCCAAAGAATTTGTGATCAGTGACCACAAAGAGCTGGATGAAGATTACATCAAGAATGAGCTGAAGAAAGCAGGGGGGGCTAATTATGATGCACAGACTGAGTAA
- the COTL1 gene encoding coactosin-like protein isoform X1, translated as MATKIDKEACREAYNLVRDDATEVNWVTFKCIIPLLFSPSQRVTFKYNGSTIVPGDQGVDYETFKRKCTDDVRLFGFVRFTTGDAMSKRVKFALITWIGEDVSGLQRAKTGTDKTLVKEVVQNFAKEFVISDHKELDEDYIKNELKKAGGANYDAQTE; from the exons aTGGCCACCAAAATCGACAAGGAGGCGTGCAGGGAGGCGTACAACCTCGTCAGGGACGATGCCACCGAGGTGAACTG GGTGacttttaaatgtattattccccttctcttttccccttcccaaagGGTGACTTTTAAATACAATGGCTCTACAATCGTCCCCGGAGACCAAGGGGTAGACTATGAAACCTTTAAAAGGAAGTGCACAG ATGATGTTCGATTGTTTGGCTTTGTCCGATTCACGACCGGCGATGCCATGAGCAAGCGAGTCAAGTTTGCCCTCATCACTTGGATTGGAGAGGATGTCAGTGGCCTGCAGAGAGCCAAAACTGGGACCGACAAGACTCTGGTCAAAGAAGTAGTACAG AACTTTGCCAAAGAATTTGTGATCAGTGACCACAAAGAGCTGGATGAAGATTACATCAAGAATGAGCTGAAGAAAGCAGGGGGGGCTAATTATGATGCACAGACTGAGTAA